The following coding sequences are from one Heptranchias perlo isolate sHepPer1 chromosome 13, sHepPer1.hap1, whole genome shotgun sequence window:
- the LOC137331276 gene encoding P2Y purinoceptor 12-like, whose product MALNETTESFSNYSNTTLEGKCAPDREISQIIFSVLYSILFIVGLLMNSLAIWVFFQIPSKSNFIVYLKNTVMADLLMTLIFPFKILIASSFRTPGLQVFVCQVSSVIFYLTMYISIIFLGLISVDRYQKATKPFGHSGMCKPRTAKILSAATWLSMFLLSLPNMMLYKGNSMPENEHRCSSLKTKLGLKWHEMVNFICQILFWSNLVLIVVCYSLITRELYKSYRKTRGSSRQAKKVNFNVFLVLAVFFICFVPFHFARVPYILSQTRNAFQCSTKVALYYIKESTLCLAALNACLDPLIYFFLCRSFKNMLFAKLNKCIQRLTKRPKDEHSSSRETPL is encoded by the coding sequence ATGGCTTTGAATGAAACAACGGAAAGCTTTTCCAACtattcaaacactacattggaAGGCAAGTGTGCACCAGACCGCGAAATTAGCCAAATAATTTTCTCAGTGCTTTACTCCATCCTCTTCATTGTCGGTCTCTTGATGAACAGCCTGGCCATTTGGGTCTTCTTTCAAATACCAAGCAAGTCAAACTTCATCGTGTACCTCAAGAACACCGTTATGGCCGACCTGCTGATGACACTGATATTcccgtttaaaattctcattgcgtCGAGCTTCAGAACCCCAGGACTCCAAGTCTTTGTGTGTCAAGTCAGTTCGGTCATATTCTACTTGACTATGTACATCAGCATCATATTTTTAGGACTGATAAGCGTTGATCGCTACCAGAAGGCAACAAAACCTTTTGGCCATTCTGGGATGTGCAAACCCAGAACCGCAAAGATACTCTCAGCAGCCACATGGCTGTCCATGTTTCTCTTATCACTGCCCAATATGATGCTGTACAAGGGGAACAGCATGCCAGAAAACGAGCACAGATGTTCCTCTCTCAAAACAAAGCTGGGCTTAAAATGGCACGAAATGGTCAACTTCATCTGCCAGATCCTTTTCTGGAGCAACTTGGTGTTAATTGTTGTATGCTATTCCCTGATAACTAGGGAGCTTTATAAATCCTATCGGAAAACGAGAGGCAGCTCCAggcaagcaaagaaagtcaattTCAATGTCTTTCTCGTGCTGGCTGTGTTCTTTATCTGTTTTGTTCCGTTCCATTTTGCCAGAGTCCCGTACATACTTAGTCAGACTAGAAATGCCTTCCAGTGCTCGACAAAGGTTGCCCTTTACTACATAAAGGAAAGCACGTTGTGCTTGGCAGCACTAAACGCATGTCTTGAcccattaatttatttttttctgtgTAGGTCATTCAAGAACATGTTATTTGCAAAGCTGAACAAATGCATACAGAGACTGACAAAAAGGCCAAAAGATGAGCACTCATCCAGCAGAGAGACTCCACTCTAG
- the LOC137331277 gene encoding P2Y purinoceptor 13-like isoform X2 — protein MNVSLYNSSNMNVTHYNSNVNISSQGKCLRNTWVTQVVFPVLYTVLFIIGIILNIMAIRIFSQIASNSTFIVLLKNIVFADLLMTLTFPFKILSTAQLAPWQVRWFVCRFSAVFFYFSMYISIILLGLISFDRYLKITRPFGKSCLRKARFSKFLSVAVWAIMFLLSLPNIILSNKPATPESVRKCVGLKGPAGLKWHVILNYICQFIFWAVCILMVILYTIISKKVYESYKKSKSKDSQAQRKMKAKVFVIVFVFFICFAPFHFVRVPYTLSQVITPLHPSPWTTPPNINTSC, from the exons ATGAATGTCAGCCTTTACAACTCCTCCAACATGAATGTCACCCATTACAACTCCAACGTGAATATATCCTCACAAGGCAAGTGCTTACGAAATACCTGGGTTACCCAGGTGGTGTTTCCCGTGCTCTACACTGTCCTCTTCATCATTGGTATCATCCTGAACATCATGGCCATCAGAATATTCTCACAAATCGCAAGCAACTCTACCTTCATTGTCCTCCTGAAAAACATCGTCTTTGCCGATTTGCTCATGACCCTAACGTTTCCTTTCAAAATACTTAGTACCGCCCAACTGGCACCCTGGCAGGTGAGATGGTTCGTGTGCCGTTTTTCTGCGGTGTTTTTCTACTTCTCCATGTACATCAGCATCATActtcttgggctgataagtttcGATCGCTACCTCAAAATCACCAGACCATTCGGTAAATCATGCTTGCGAAAGGCGAGATTCAGCAAATTTCTGTCCGTGGCAGTTTGGGCAATCATGTTTCTTTTATCCCTTCCCAACATCATTCTGTCAAACAAGCCGGCAACACCAGAATCGGTGAGGAAGTGCGTGGGGCTGAAGGGGCCAGCTGGATTGAAATGGCACGTCATTTTAAATTACATCTGTCAGTTCATCTTCTGGGCAGTGTGTATACTGATGGTCATACTCTACACCATAATATCCAAGAAAGTCTACGAGTCTTACAAGAAGTCCAAAAGTAAAGACAGTCAAGCTCAGAGAAAGATGAAAGCCAAAGTGTTTGTCATCGTGTTCGTCTTCTTCATCTGCTTTGCGCCATTTCATTTTGTGAGAGTGCCCTACACACTCAGCCAA GTCATCACTCCACTTCACCCCTCCCCTTGGACAACGCCACCAAATATTAACACAAGCTGCTAG
- the LOC137331277 gene encoding P2Y purinoceptor 13-like isoform X1, with translation MNVSLYNSSNMNVTHYNSNVNISSQGKCLRNTWVTQVVFPVLYTVLFIIGIILNIMAIRIFSQIASNSTFIVLLKNIVFADLLMTLTFPFKILSTAQLAPWQVRWFVCRFSAVFFYFSMYISIILLGLISFDRYLKITRPFGKSCLRKARFSKFLSVAVWAIMFLLSLPNIILSNKPATPESVRKCVGLKGPAGLKWHVILNYICQFIFWAVCILMVILYTIISKKVYESYKKSKSKDSQAQRKMKAKVFVIVFVFFICFAPFHFVRVPYTLSQVSKVTECWKQNTLYYVKEAALWLCASNTCLDPFIYIFLCKSFRWRLGKGKASGILTSGIAQSTTNEDGATESGL, from the coding sequence ATGAATGTCAGCCTTTACAACTCCTCCAACATGAATGTCACCCATTACAACTCCAACGTGAATATATCCTCACAAGGCAAGTGCTTACGAAATACCTGGGTTACCCAGGTGGTGTTTCCCGTGCTCTACACTGTCCTCTTCATCATTGGTATCATCCTGAACATCATGGCCATCAGAATATTCTCACAAATCGCAAGCAACTCTACCTTCATTGTCCTCCTGAAAAACATCGTCTTTGCCGATTTGCTCATGACCCTAACGTTTCCTTTCAAAATACTTAGTACCGCCCAACTGGCACCCTGGCAGGTGAGATGGTTCGTGTGCCGTTTTTCTGCGGTGTTTTTCTACTTCTCCATGTACATCAGCATCATActtcttgggctgataagtttcGATCGCTACCTCAAAATCACCAGACCATTCGGTAAATCATGCTTGCGAAAGGCGAGATTCAGCAAATTTCTGTCCGTGGCAGTTTGGGCAATCATGTTTCTTTTATCCCTTCCCAACATCATTCTGTCAAACAAGCCGGCAACACCAGAATCGGTGAGGAAGTGCGTGGGGCTGAAGGGGCCAGCTGGATTGAAATGGCACGTCATTTTAAATTACATCTGTCAGTTCATCTTCTGGGCAGTGTGTATACTGATGGTCATACTCTACACCATAATATCCAAGAAAGTCTACGAGTCTTACAAGAAGTCCAAAAGTAAAGACAGTCAAGCTCAGAGAAAGATGAAAGCCAAAGTGTTTGTCATCGTGTTCGTCTTCTTCATCTGCTTTGCGCCATTTCATTTTGTGAGAGTGCCCTACACACTCAGCCAAGTGAGTAAGGTGACAGAGTGCTGGAAGCAGAACACGCTGTATTATGTTAAAGAGGCTGCGCTCTGGCTGTGTGCCTCAAACACCTGCCTGGATCCATTTATTTACATTTTCTTGTGTAAGTCATTCAGATGGCGGTTAGGCAAAGGCAAAGCAAGCGGAATACTGACTTCTGGAATAGCGCAGAGCACGACAAATGAAGATGGAGCTACAGAAAGTGGCTTATAG